Below is a genomic region from Streptomyces sp. RPA4-2.
GCCGCGCAGGACACACCGTCATCGGCTACGACCGCAACCCGGAACTCGCCGACGTCCACAGCCTCGAAGAACTCGTGGGCGCGCTCGAAGCCCCGCGTGTGGTGTGGGTGATGGTGCCGGCCGGCGCCGCGACCCAGTCCACCGTCGACCAGCTCGGCGACCTGCTGGAGCCCGGCGACACCGTCGTCGACGGCGGCAACTCCCGCTGGACGGACGACGAGAAGCACGCCGAGGAACTGGCCGCCAAGGGCATCGGCTTCGTCGACGCGGGCGTCTCCGGCGGCGTCTGGGGCCTGCAGAACGGCTACGCGCTGATGGTCGGCGGCGACGCCGAGAACGTCGCCAAGGTCCAGCCCGTCTTCGACGCGCTCAAGCCCGAGGGCGACTCCGGCTTCGTCCACGCCGGCAAGGTCGGCGCCGGCCACTTCTCCAAGATGGTCCACAACGGCATCGAGTACGCCATGATGCAGGCCTACGCCGAGGGCTGGGAACTCCTGGAGAAGG
It encodes:
- the gnd gene encoding phosphogluconate dehydrogenase (NAD(+)-dependent, decarboxylating), with the translated sequence MELGLVGLGKMGGNMRERIRRAGHTVIGYDRNPELADVHSLEELVGALEAPRVVWVMVPAGAATQSTVDQLGDLLEPGDTVVDGGNSRWTDDEKHAEELAAKGIGFVDAGVSGGVWGLQNGYALMVGGDAENVAKVQPVFDALKPEGDSGFVHAGKVGAGHFSKMVHNGIEYAMMQAYAEGWELLEKVHSVTDVREVFRSWQEGTVIRSWLLDLAVNALDDDEHLDKLRGYADDSGEGRWTVEAAIDNAVPLPAITASLFARFASRQDDSPQMKMIAALRNQFGGHAVEQK